One Pseudomonas sp. AN-1 genomic region harbors:
- the yejK gene encoding nucleoid-associated protein YejK, whose amino-acid sequence MPIRHAIVHLIDKKPDGNPATLHARDSELGESQAIDNLLADLNDSYNAKPNKVWGLFHEESGAYPFSGWLADYLDGGRDFVAFSRQAVEHLKQLMEESNLSTGGHVLLAHYQQGMTDYLAIALLHHSEGVAVTDSLEVTPSRHLDLGQLHLAARINLSEWRNNKTSRQYISFIKGKGGKKVSEYFREFIGCQEGVDAPSETRTLLKAFSDFVESEDLAEEQAREKTEALVDYASSQARRGEPIALEELSELIDEEHPRAFFEHIRNQDYGLAPEIPADKRTLNQFRRFTGRAEGLSISFEAHLLGSQIEYDESSDTLIIRQLPSKLKDQLKRRKD is encoded by the coding sequence ATGCCGATCCGTCACGCCATCGTCCACCTGATCGACAAGAAGCCCGACGGCAACCCCGCCACGCTGCACGCCCGCGACAGCGAGCTGGGCGAATCGCAGGCCATCGACAACCTGCTGGCCGACCTCAACGACAGCTACAACGCCAAGCCCAACAAGGTCTGGGGCCTGTTCCACGAGGAGTCCGGCGCCTACCCGTTCAGCGGCTGGCTGGCCGACTACCTCGACGGCGGCCGCGACTTCGTCGCCTTCAGCCGCCAGGCGGTCGAGCACCTCAAGCAGCTGATGGAAGAGTCCAACCTGTCCACTGGCGGCCACGTGCTGCTGGCCCACTACCAGCAGGGCATGACCGACTACCTGGCCATCGCCCTGCTGCACCACAGCGAGGGCGTGGCGGTCACCGACAGCCTCGAGGTCACCCCGTCGAGGCATCTGGACCTCGGCCAGCTGCATCTGGCCGCGCGCATCAACCTCTCCGAGTGGCGCAACAACAAGACCTCCCGGCAGTACATCTCCTTCATCAAGGGCAAGGGCGGCAAGAAGGTCTCCGAGTACTTCCGCGAGTTCATCGGCTGCCAGGAGGGCGTCGACGCGCCGAGCGAGACGCGCACCCTGCTCAAGGCGTTCAGCGACTTCGTCGAGAGCGAGGACCTGGCCGAGGAGCAGGCCCGCGAGAAGACCGAGGCGCTGGTCGACTACGCCAGCAGCCAGGCCCGGCGCGGCGAGCCGATCGCCCTCGAGGAGCTGTCCGAGCTGATCGACGAGGAGCACCCGCGCGCCTTCTTCGAGCACATCCGCAACCAGGACTACGGCCTGGCCCCGGAGATCCCGGCGGACAAGCGCACCCTCAACCAGTTCCGCCGCTTCACCGGCCGCGCCGAGGGCCTGTCGATCAGCTTCGAGGCGCACCTGCTGGGTTCGCAGATCGAGTACGACGAGAGCAGCGACACCCTGATCATCCGCCAGCTGCCGAGCAAGCTGAAGGACCAGCTCAAGCGGCGCAAGGACTGA
- a CDS encoding GIY-YIG nuclease family protein: protein MTVADKPWFVYLVRAENGALYCGVSDDPQRRFAAHRSGKGARFFHSSPAQALVYVEACAGKGAALSRERAIKRLAKPAKERLVAEWMAGEPS from the coding sequence ATGACGGTCGCCGACAAGCCGTGGTTCGTCTATCTGGTGCGCGCCGAGAACGGTGCGCTGTACTGCGGGGTCAGCGACGACCCGCAGCGGCGCTTCGCCGCGCACCGCAGCGGCAAGGGCGCGCGCTTCTTCCACAGCAGCCCGGCGCAGGCGCTGGTCTACGTCGAGGCCTGCGCCGGCAAGGGCGCGGCGCTGTCGCGCGAACGGGCGATCAAGCGCCTGGCCAAGCCGGCCAAGGAGCGGCTGGTGGCGGAGTGGATGGCGGGGGAACCCTCGTAG
- a CDS encoding alpha/beta hydrolase, translating to MHDTPPLILEPAEPARACVIWLHGLGADRFDFQPVAEALQSVLPGVRFVLPQAPSRPVTINGGWSMPSWYDILATGPERAIDREQLEESASTVLALIEAQRAAGIPAARIFLAGFSQGGAVVLHTAFRRWAGELGGVLALSTYAPTFEDAQQLGAIQQAHPVLCLHGRDDQVVAPELGRRAHDWLAARGVTVAWHDYPMGHEVVNEELRDIALWLRERLAG from the coding sequence ATGCACGACACCCCGCCCCTGATCCTCGAACCCGCCGAGCCGGCCCGCGCCTGCGTGATCTGGCTGCACGGCCTCGGCGCCGACCGCTTCGACTTCCAGCCGGTGGCCGAGGCGCTGCAGAGCGTGCTGCCTGGCGTGCGCTTCGTGCTGCCGCAGGCGCCGAGCCGCCCGGTGACCATCAACGGCGGCTGGAGCATGCCGTCCTGGTACGACATCCTCGCCACCGGCCCGGAGCGCGCCATCGACCGCGAGCAGCTGGAGGAGTCCGCCAGCACGGTGCTGGCGCTGATCGAGGCGCAGCGCGCCGCCGGCATTCCCGCCGCGCGCATCTTCCTCGCCGGCTTCTCCCAGGGCGGCGCGGTGGTGCTGCACACCGCCTTCCGCCGCTGGGCCGGCGAGCTGGGCGGGGTGCTGGCGCTGTCCACCTATGCGCCGACCTTCGAGGACGCCCAGCAGCTCGGCGCCATCCAGCAGGCCCACCCGGTGCTGTGCCTGCACGGCCGCGACGACCAGGTGGTGGCCCCCGAGCTCGGCCGCCGCGCCCACGACTGGCTGGCCGCGCGCGGCGTGACCGTGGCCTGGCACGACTACCCGATGGGCCACGAGGTGGTCAACGAGGAGCTGCGCGACATCGCCCTGTGGCTGCGCGAGCGCCTGGCCGGCTGA